One Mangrovimonas cancribranchiae DNA segment encodes these proteins:
- a CDS encoding FG-GAP-like repeat-containing protein, producing MKKGRLTQLFFFFFIANTSFHFLEAQVFQRVEDIAGFESLLQNHGVAVADFNGDHVYDIFVVAKAKDQVGVEKTHSKLYINNNNGSFTDVTLSSGLNNLLTEDYADDDVFYVFDGPKIGAFWGDYDNDGLPDLLMTNTYNVLLFHNEGDGTFSDVTNMAGFNLPTTCQFTGATWFDYNNDSLLDIYICEWGNCSSNQMFRNNGDGTFTNITDEADMIETTPRASFTALPYDFNDDGLMDLYVTNDFRIPNYLYINDGDGTFSEQAEYFGVDSTIDDMGLTMGDYNLDETLDIYITGKGESALFKNGENGYFSNDEQSEEILYNSGWAWGTTFADFDLDGDEDLFITNGYYNSGPEYNFYYQNEFNINNEFQDATNSVGLHDLSEGINPVDFDYDNDGDLDLFVTNADINPFFYENTILNFENSITSSNNWFQISLEGTISNRSAIGTEVTLTTETRTLKRYFSGVGMLSQSIKPLHFGLNNDENILEITIKWPSGLLEVYDQNIQIDSFYKAVEGGSLTNLNIEPSIKVYGCTDPISCNYNPNATLSDGSCTYLASGTISGSVNVNFLSEEIYGYAIDPESTAHWEVQGGEILEGQGTSQILVKWGLNQSGEISVTEMGTNCSGQTETLNVNLGLSESFEGVSVARLWNEALLGAIRKDFARPTVHARNLFHSSVAMYDIWAIYDDEATPYFIGNEVHGFSSSLEEFSSSEDINESRRRAISYAVYKLLTYRFQNSPNQEQTQLMFDYLMEELGYDTSITSIDYQSGEPAALGNYVAEMLINYGLIDGARESTGYDNEYYESINPPLAPEFQNSTIQYPNRWQSLNLQTYIDQSGNLIEGDNIPFLSPEWGNVYAFALSEEDKTTYTRDGNTYFVFKDPSEPPYLGATEEEASNNAYKWAFSLVSVWSSHLDPSDGVLWDVSPNSIGGLNIEDLPDSYLQHPSFYDLLEGGDPSEGHAVNPSTGLSYEEQLVPRGDYTRVLAEFWADGPDSETPPGHWFTLLNYVSDHPDLEKRLNGQGDILPDLEWDVKTYFILGGAMHDAAVAAWSVKGWYDYIRPISAIRYMANLGQSSDNTLSNYHVDGIPLIPNYIEVVDEGDPLAGATNQHVGKIKLYTWKGHDYVYDTETDVAGVDWILAENWWPYQRPSFVTPPFAGYVSGHSTFSRAAAEVMTLVTGDEYFPGGMGEFVARKNEFLVFEEGPSTDVVLQWATYRDASDQCSLSRIWGGIHPPSDDIPGRFMGEEIGIEAYNFAIPYFYGSLGLDEYVLNSNLYPNPVTSGNVIHITHANPKDTYVLYDLSGRQIDIEKINDGHQNETVRIRIPQSTSEGIYILSWNGHSEKIIVKN from the coding sequence ATGAAAAAAGGACGATTAACCCAACTTTTCTTTTTCTTTTTTATTGCAAATACATCTTTCCACTTTTTAGAAGCTCAAGTTTTTCAAAGAGTTGAAGACATAGCTGGGTTTGAATCCTTACTTCAAAATCATGGCGTAGCAGTGGCAGATTTTAATGGAGATCATGTTTATGATATTTTTGTGGTTGCAAAGGCAAAAGACCAAGTTGGCGTTGAAAAAACCCATAGTAAGTTATATATTAATAATAATAATGGCAGTTTTACAGATGTAACATTATCCTCTGGACTAAATAATTTACTAACCGAAGATTATGCTGATGACGATGTTTTTTATGTCTTTGATGGCCCAAAAATTGGAGCCTTTTGGGGAGATTACGATAATGATGGTCTACCAGATTTGTTAATGACTAATACTTATAATGTATTATTATTTCATAATGAGGGAGATGGTACTTTTTCTGATGTTACAAATATGGCAGGTTTTAATTTGCCAACAACATGCCAGTTTACTGGGGCAACTTGGTTTGATTATAACAACGATAGCCTCTTAGATATTTATATCTGTGAATGGGGTAATTGTAGTTCAAATCAGATGTTTAGGAATAATGGAGATGGCACTTTTACTAATATCACTGATGAAGCTGATATGATAGAGACTACCCCAAGAGCTAGTTTTACTGCATTACCATACGATTTTAATGATGATGGTTTAATGGATTTATACGTGACTAACGATTTTAGAATACCAAATTATTTATATATTAATGATGGAGACGGTACATTTTCAGAACAGGCAGAGTATTTTGGAGTAGACAGCACTATTGATGATATGGGGTTAACCATGGGAGATTACAATTTAGATGAAACCCTAGATATTTATATTACTGGTAAGGGTGAGTCTGCACTTTTTAAAAATGGGGAAAATGGGTATTTTTCAAATGATGAACAATCAGAAGAAATTTTATACAATTCTGGTTGGGCTTGGGGAACTACATTTGCAGATTTCGATTTAGATGGCGATGAAGATTTATTTATAACTAATGGTTATTATAATTCAGGCCCCGAGTATAACTTTTATTATCAAAATGAATTTAATATCAATAATGAGTTTCAGGATGCGACAAACTCTGTTGGACTTCATGATTTGTCTGAAGGAATCAACCCTGTAGATTTTGATTATGATAATGATGGCGATTTAGATTTATTTGTTACTAATGCAGATATAAATCCGTTTTTTTACGAAAATACTATACTTAATTTTGAAAATTCGATTACTTCAAGTAACAATTGGTTTCAAATATCATTAGAAGGGACTATTTCTAATAGAAGTGCTATAGGGACAGAAGTTACCTTAACAACAGAAACGAGAACACTTAAAAGATATTTTAGTGGCGTAGGCATGTTAAGTCAAAGTATAAAACCATTACATTTTGGATTAAATAATGATGAAAATATTCTTGAAATAACCATAAAATGGCCATCAGGTTTATTAGAAGTATATGATCAAAATATTCAAATAGATAGTTTTTATAAAGCTGTAGAAGGTGGAAGTTTAACAAATTTAAATATAGAACCTAGTATTAAGGTTTATGGCTGTACAGATCCTATATCGTGTAATTATAATCCTAACGCAACGTTAAGTGATGGAAGTTGTACTTATTTAGCATCAGGAACAATATCCGGTTCAGTAAATGTGAATTTTTTAAGTGAAGAAATTTATGGATACGCAATTGATCCAGAATCAACTGCTCATTGGGAAGTACAAGGAGGGGAAATTTTAGAAGGACAAGGCACTTCTCAAATTTTAGTTAAATGGGGCTTAAACCAGTCTGGAGAAATTAGTGTTACTGAGATGGGAACTAATTGTTCAGGACAAACAGAAACATTAAATGTAAACTTAGGTCTTTCCGAATCATTTGAAGGTGTTTCTGTAGCGCGACTTTGGAATGAAGCTTTATTAGGAGCAATTAGAAAAGATTTTGCTAGACCAACTGTACATGCTAGAAACCTCTTTCATTCTAGTGTGGCTATGTATGATATTTGGGCAATATATGATGATGAAGCTACACCCTACTTTATAGGAAATGAAGTTCATGGGTTTAGCAGCTCATTGGAGGAGTTCTCTTCATCAGAAGATATAAATGAATCCAGGCGAAGAGCTATTAGTTATGCTGTGTATAAGTTGCTAACGTATAGGTTCCAAAACTCACCAAACCAAGAGCAAACGCAACTTATGTTTGATTATTTAATGGAAGAATTAGGGTACGATACATCAATTACATCAATTGATTATCAATCAGGAGAACCTGCTGCTTTAGGAAATTACGTCGCCGAAATGCTTATTAATTATGGATTAATAGATGGAGCTAGAGAAAGTACAGGGTATGATAATGAGTATTATGAATCAATTAATCCACCATTGGCGCCAGAGTTTCAAAATAGTACTATTCAATATCCCAATCGTTGGCAGTCTTTAAATTTACAAACCTATATAGACCAAAGTGGTAACTTGATAGAAGGAGATAATATACCTTTTTTAAGCCCAGAATGGGGTAATGTTTATGCATTTGCTCTATCAGAAGAAGATAAAACAACGTATACAAGAGATGGAAATACCTATTTTGTGTTTAAAGATCCATCAGAGCCGCCTTATTTAGGAGCAACAGAAGAGGAAGCATCAAATAATGCTTACAAATGGGCATTTTCTTTAGTATCGGTATGGAGTTCTCATTTAGACCCAAGTGATGGTGTACTTTGGGATGTATCACCCAATTCTATTGGTGGATTGAATATAGAAGATTTACCAGACTCTTATTTACAGCATCCTAGTTTTTATGACCTATTAGAAGGAGGAGATCCTAGCGAAGGCCACGCTGTTAACCCTAGTACAGGTCTTTCTTATGAAGAACAATTAGTTCCAAGAGGAGATTACACAAGGGTTCTTGCAGAGTTTTGGGCCGATGGACCAGATTCTGAGACGCCTCCAGGTCATTGGTTTACACTCCTAAATTATGTGTCAGATCACCCTGATTTGGAGAAAAGGTTAAATGGTCAAGGCGACATTTTACCCGATTTAGAATGGGATGTTAAAACCTACTTTATTTTAGGTGGCGCAATGCACGATGCGGCAGTTGCTGCATGGAGTGTTAAAGGTTGGTACGACTATATAAGACCTATTTCGGCTATTCGTTATATGGCTAATTTAGGTCAAAGTAGCGATAATACATTAAGTAATTATCATGTTGATGGTATTCCTTTAATTCCTAATTATATAGAAGTAGTTGATGAAGGCGATCCTTTAGCAGGAGCTACAAATCAACATGTAGGCAAAATTAAATTGTATACATGGAAAGGACATGACTATGTGTATGATACAGAAACAGATGTGGCAGGTGTTGATTGGATTTTAGCTGAAAATTGGTGGCCTTACCAAAGACCTTCATTTGTAACGCCTCCTTTTGCAGGATATGTTTCTGGACATTCTACCTTTTCTAGAGCGGCAGCAGAAGTAATGACTTTAGTAACTGGCGATGAATATTTCCCTGGAGGCATGGGAGAGTTTGTAGCGAGAAAAAATGAATTTTTAGTTTTTGAAGAAGGCCCTTCAACCGATGTGGTTTTGCAATGGGCAACCTATAGAGATGCTTCAGATCAATGTAGTTTATCGCGTATTTGGGGAGGAATTCATCCACCTTCAGATGATATTCCAGGACGTTTTATGGGAGAGGAAATTGGTATTGAAGCTTATAATTTTGCCATTCCTTATTTTTACGGCTCTCTAGGCCTTGATGAGTATGTGTTAAATTCAAATTTATATCCTAATCCTGTAACTTCAGGTAATGTAATACATATTACACATGCTAATCCAAAAGATACTTATGTGCTTTATGATTTGAGTGGGAGACAAATAGATATTGAGAAAATTAACGATGGACATCAAAACGAAACTGTTAGAATAAGAATTCCTCAATCTACTTCAGAAGGCATTTATATACTGAGTTGGAATGGCCATTCTGAAAAAATCATTGTCAAAAATTGA
- a CDS encoding M28 family peptidase, whose translation MKHLLLLVIPLALLSCKKTNGQVEKPFISNAELKNMVSYLSSDEIKGRNTGTEGIDKAATFIARKFKEFNVKPYYKTYRDSFMVKGKQAFNVIGFIEGTDKKLKDEIIILGAHYDHIGFGKKVGNDSIANGANDNATGTSAVIAMAKYFSKVKNNKRSIMFALFSAEEMGLRGSIHLAERLKEGHAKIYTVVNFEMIGVPLINVKHQAFLTGYELSNMGEKINGYANTNLVGKSDVSKKYNLFKRSDNYAFYNAFKVPSHTLSSCDLTNFDYYHQVGDEVELLDFTFMTDLINNTIPAIEKMSNTPVQEIKMHK comes from the coding sequence ATGAAACATCTACTTTTATTAGTAATTCCGTTAGCGCTTTTAAGCTGTAAAAAAACAAATGGCCAAGTTGAAAAGCCTTTTATATCAAATGCAGAGCTCAAAAATATGGTATCTTATTTGTCATCAGATGAGATTAAAGGCCGTAATACAGGAACCGAAGGAATAGACAAAGCCGCAACATTTATAGCGCGTAAGTTTAAAGAATTTAATGTAAAACCTTACTATAAGACTTATCGCGATTCATTTATGGTAAAAGGAAAGCAAGCATTTAATGTGATTGGTTTTATAGAAGGAACAGATAAAAAGCTAAAAGACGAAATTATCATTCTAGGAGCACATTATGATCATATAGGATTTGGGAAAAAAGTAGGAAACGATTCTATTGCTAATGGTGCAAACGACAATGCAACAGGAACAAGTGCAGTTATTGCAATGGCGAAGTATTTCTCTAAAGTAAAAAATAACAAGCGTAGTATAATGTTCGCTTTATTTTCGGCAGAAGAGATGGGACTACGAGGTTCTATACACTTAGCAGAGCGTTTAAAAGAAGGCCATGCTAAAATTTATACTGTAGTAAACTTTGAAATGATAGGCGTCCCTTTAATAAATGTAAAGCATCAAGCTTTTTTAACAGGGTATGAGTTATCTAATATGGGAGAAAAGATAAACGGTTATGCCAATACAAATTTGGTTGGTAAATCTGATGTCTCTAAAAAATATAATTTGTTTAAGAGATCGGATAACTATGCATTTTATAACGCATTTAAAGTGCCAAGCCATACATTATCATCTTGCGATTTAACTAATTTTGATTATTACCACCAAGTTGGTGATGAGGTAGAGCTGTTAGATTTT